A portion of the Calliphora vicina chromosome 5, idCalVici1.1, whole genome shotgun sequence genome contains these proteins:
- the Ate1 gene encoding arginyl-tRNA--protein transferase 1 isoform X2, whose protein sequence is MDYTIVEYYGKQESKCGYCKGAKCSISHGMHAYTMSPQDYQDLIDRGWRRSGHYCYKQDNTTTCCPCYTIKCDALEFKLSKSHKKVLKRMNRFLRDGKREKHEEGQGSTNVNDEAKNTDNEDVGDDAGGGGGIREEVQGPNVPLKDINLEVFAKANGEQQTNTKTDKSQAKEIVSKQTTNQESSSDSKKSLEGVNPPCKKAKQMRLERRMAKQAAKGLPTELPPKTPRNQEKTLNDLINDSRPDDKHKLKIVLVASNKDIYSETAFALYRKYQLIVHNDNPERLQPKNLQRFCYNSPLKLSKPDGGPPSGYGSFHQQYWLDDKLIAVAVIDILPHCISSVYFFYDPDYNFLSLGTYSSLREIELVQILANIVPSLKYYYMGFYIHSCPKMRYKGKLSCSYLLCPETYTWHLLTDDICSKLDAHKYQRFNNDLQARDADEFKDSDIDSVLLLINAKTYVKYRQYKQIAGSDDRDSIIEYSQLVGKTLAHRMLYLKF, encoded by the exons GAATGCATGCCTACACAATGTCACCACAAGATTATCAGGATCTAATTGATCGTGGTTGGCGTCGCAGTGGCCATTATTGTTATAAACAAGATAACACCACCACATGTTGTCCTTGCTACACCATCaa ATGCGATGCTTTGGAATTTAAATTATCCAAGTCCCACAAGAAAGTACTTAAACGTATGAATCGTTTTCTACGCGATGGCAAACGTGAGAAACATGAAGAAGGTCAGGGTTCGACTAATGTAAATGATGAGGCTAAAAATACTGACAATGAAGATGTTGGCGATGATGCTGGTGGTGGAGGAGGTATAAGGGAAGAGGTACAGGGACCTAATGTCCCCTTAAAAGATATAAATCTAGAGGTATTTGCCAAGGCAAATGGGgaacaacaaacaaatacaaaaaccgATAAGTCTCAGGCTAAAGAAATTGTGAGCAAACAGACAACAAATCAAGAATCTTCAAGTGACAGCAAgaaat ctTTGGAGGGTGTTAATCCACCTTGCAAGAAAGCTAAACAAATGCGTCTGGAACGTAGAATGGCCAAACAAGCTGCCAAGGGTCTACCTACAGAACTACCGCCCAAAACTCCTAGAAATCAAGAAAAAACTCTAAATGATTTAATAAATGATAGTCGACCGGATGACAAACACAAGCTTAAG ATTGTCTTAGTTGCCTCCAATAAAGACATTTACTCTGAAACGGCATTTGCTTTGTATCGTAAATATCAATTAATCGTACACAATGATAATCCCGAACGTCTACAACCTAAAAATTTGCAACGTTTCTGTTACAATTCCCCCCTAAAG ctCTCTAAACCTGATGGTGGCCCACCTTCTGGTTACGGTTCGTTTCATCAACAATATTGGCTAGATGATAAATTAATTGCTGTTGCCGTTATTGATATTTTACCCCATTGCATTAGTTCAGTGTATTTCTTTTATGATCCCGATTATAATTTCCTTTCCTTGGGTACTTACAGTTCTTTAAG agaaATTGAATTAGTTCAAATACTTGCCAACATTGTGCCCAGCCTAAAGTATTATTATATGGGTTTCTATATACATTCCTGTCCCAAAATGCGCTACAAGGGTAAATTGTCTTGTTCGTATTTACTGTGTCCCGAGACGTATACCTGGCATTTGTTAACTGATG ACATATGCTCGAAATTAGATGCTCATAAGTACCAGCGTTTTAATAATGATCTCCAGGCCAGAGATGCAGATGAGTTTAAGGACAGTGACATAGATTcagtattattattaataaatgccAAGACATATGTTAAATATCGTCAGTATAAGCAG ATTGCAGGCAGTGATGACCGTGATTCAATTATTGAATACAGCCAGCTGGTTGGCAAAACTTTGGCCCATCGTATGCtgtatttgaaattctaa
- the Ate1 gene encoding arginyl-tRNA--protein transferase 1 isoform X1 produces the protein MDYTIVEYYGKQESKCGYCKGAKCSISHGMHAYTMSPQDYQDLIDRGWRRSGHYCYKQDNTTTCCPCYTIKCDALEFKLSKSHKKVLKRMNRFLRDGKREKHEEGQGSTNVNDEAKNTDNEDVGDDAGGGGGIREEVQGPNVPLKDINLEVFAKANGEQQTNTKTDKSQAKEIVSKQTTNQESSSDSKKSLEGVNPPCKKAKQMRLERRMAKQAAKGLPTELPPKTPRNQEKTLNDLINDSRPDDKHKLKLEVIHVKSDQFHKTLSQTYALYEKYQTHIHNDPPGCEDDYLTFLQRSPLQLSKPDGGPPSGYGSFHQQYWLDDKLIAVAVIDILPHCISSVYFFYDPDYNFLSLGTYSSLREIELVQILANIVPSLKYYYMGFYIHSCPKMRYKGKLSCSYLLCPETYTWHLLTDDICSKLDAHKYQRFNNDLQARDADEFKDSDIDSVLLLINAKTYVKYRQYKQIAGSDDRDSIIEYSQLVGKTLAHRMLYLKF, from the exons GAATGCATGCCTACACAATGTCACCACAAGATTATCAGGATCTAATTGATCGTGGTTGGCGTCGCAGTGGCCATTATTGTTATAAACAAGATAACACCACCACATGTTGTCCTTGCTACACCATCaa ATGCGATGCTTTGGAATTTAAATTATCCAAGTCCCACAAGAAAGTACTTAAACGTATGAATCGTTTTCTACGCGATGGCAAACGTGAGAAACATGAAGAAGGTCAGGGTTCGACTAATGTAAATGATGAGGCTAAAAATACTGACAATGAAGATGTTGGCGATGATGCTGGTGGTGGAGGAGGTATAAGGGAAGAGGTACAGGGACCTAATGTCCCCTTAAAAGATATAAATCTAGAGGTATTTGCCAAGGCAAATGGGgaacaacaaacaaatacaaaaaccgATAAGTCTCAGGCTAAAGAAATTGTGAGCAAACAGACAACAAATCAAGAATCTTCAAGTGACAGCAAgaaat ctTTGGAGGGTGTTAATCCACCTTGCAAGAAAGCTAAACAAATGCGTCTGGAACGTAGAATGGCCAAACAAGCTGCCAAGGGTCTACCTACAGAACTACCGCCCAAAACTCCTAGAAATCAAGAAAAAACTCTAAATGATTTAATAAATGATAGTCGACCGGATGACAAACACAAGCTTAAG TTGGAAGTGATACATGTCAAAAGTGATCAGTTTCATAAAACTTTGTCACAAACGTATGCTCTCTATGAGAAATATCAAACGCATATACATAATGATCCACCGGGCTGTGAGGAtgattatttgacatttttacaaCGTTCTCCATTGCAG ctCTCTAAACCTGATGGTGGCCCACCTTCTGGTTACGGTTCGTTTCATCAACAATATTGGCTAGATGATAAATTAATTGCTGTTGCCGTTATTGATATTTTACCCCATTGCATTAGTTCAGTGTATTTCTTTTATGATCCCGATTATAATTTCCTTTCCTTGGGTACTTACAGTTCTTTAAG agaaATTGAATTAGTTCAAATACTTGCCAACATTGTGCCCAGCCTAAAGTATTATTATATGGGTTTCTATATACATTCCTGTCCCAAAATGCGCTACAAGGGTAAATTGTCTTGTTCGTATTTACTGTGTCCCGAGACGTATACCTGGCATTTGTTAACTGATG ACATATGCTCGAAATTAGATGCTCATAAGTACCAGCGTTTTAATAATGATCTCCAGGCCAGAGATGCAGATGAGTTTAAGGACAGTGACATAGATTcagtattattattaataaatgccAAGACATATGTTAAATATCGTCAGTATAAGCAG ATTGCAGGCAGTGATGACCGTGATTCAATTATTGAATACAGCCAGCTGGTTGGCAAAACTTTGGCCCATCGTATGCtgtatttgaaattctaa